One window of Robiginitalea biformata HTCC2501 genomic DNA carries:
- a CDS encoding reprolysin-like metallopeptidase: protein MWERDNAIQLRRTASGELLKPQEGSGFTLDEMGMRRALEELNGNPGSAKRMYFPDSRGELQPYLVRERSVMAPELQERYPEIRSYLGVSPENPARRIRFSMSPSGFQGMVSEPGREASGFLEKVPGSGARYLLYRRDQKEALPSAWKCGTRAYREFAKPASSRAAKLVDDQLLRTYRLAVATTGEYAEYHGGTVGSALSAVNATLTRINEVFETDLAISLVLVAGNDQVIYTDPSTDPFGGNFSSEVQTTLDAQIGSANYDIGHLFHRGSEAGNAGFIGAVCSENRKGSAYAATPTPEGDRFDLDFVAHEMGHQFGANHTWSFDSEGSGVQAEPASGTTIMGYAGIAEGNNVAQQGDDYFHYFSIVQIAQYVAGTSCASTTALANNPPAVNPLPDYFIPAGTAFVLEADASDPDASDILTYAWEQVDDGVVTRASFGPQNPSGANFRSLPPGVSPSRYFPRLSRVASGNLTQVSPASGSAWETVSEIERDMTFALTVRDNAPGGGQVASDLVSVRVVSQPDAFRVISQQSTQNFAGGSIQTISWETGATNQAPINCQEVDIFLSLNSGQDFPVLLASGVPNTGSAQVQLPGTATTGGRIMVKASDNIFFSVNQADFTITQQPFVLAAQELEAVGCQPVDAVYDFTYHNFDGFAEEVTLGVSGLPAGLGSGFSSPTVQTDGTDLTLTITNTAAAAPGLYPLVITGTAPGGNFNLPVQLRLTDGSFTAPALLSPEADATDVGLVPRLQWEATQEATSYRVQLALDAGFSGILVDEVVYLAEYQPEELLPDTTYFWRVRPINDCGQGAFGAAASFRTIATDCKTLTAQGTPITISSTGTPTVTSSIFFADDQTVIGARVGLDLSHSYLADLVIKLRSPAGTEITLISNSCAEANDVDATFDADAPSFICGNNPAISGLVRPLGSLNAFDGESSFGEWVLIVEDTAPADGGALNGFSLELCVEGQFRPDADGDGVFDDGDDLCPGTPPGAVVDANGCPVYRFAPDQFDIAISGEKCVGTDDGAIRVTASRSLDYTITIRGNGLDESGAFSNSFELRNLATGQYDICISGTDGPITYEAQCYTVTIGSPDPLSVLVSRSAGGSGIDLDLDGAVSYVVSLNGEERTVGSGPLHLELQPGNNDLKVTAVPACKGSYEASYFSSDSISAAPNPFSDRIGLYLPDIREPVTLELFNTSGRLLYRSARQPLSHNEEFSLPVLPSGLYLLRVQSGQQEALLKVFRR, encoded by the coding sequence GCCTGAACTCCAGGAGCGGTACCCGGAAATCCGCTCCTACCTGGGGGTCAGCCCGGAGAACCCGGCAAGAAGGATCCGCTTCAGTATGTCCCCTTCGGGTTTCCAGGGCATGGTGAGCGAACCCGGGCGGGAAGCGTCCGGATTCCTGGAGAAAGTGCCGGGTAGCGGCGCCAGGTACCTGCTTTATCGCCGCGACCAGAAGGAGGCCCTGCCTTCGGCCTGGAAATGCGGAACCCGGGCTTACCGGGAATTTGCCAAGCCGGCTTCCTCCCGTGCGGCCAAGTTGGTAGACGACCAACTCTTGCGGACTTACCGGCTGGCGGTGGCAACCACAGGGGAGTACGCGGAATACCACGGGGGCACCGTCGGGAGCGCACTGTCGGCCGTAAATGCCACGCTTACCCGGATCAACGAGGTGTTTGAGACGGACCTGGCCATCAGCCTCGTGCTGGTAGCAGGCAACGACCAGGTAATCTATACGGATCCTTCCACGGATCCCTTTGGCGGGAATTTCAGCTCGGAGGTCCAAACCACGCTCGACGCCCAGATCGGATCGGCCAACTACGACATCGGCCATTTGTTCCACCGGGGGTCGGAAGCCGGGAATGCCGGGTTCATCGGTGCGGTTTGCAGCGAGAACCGGAAGGGCAGCGCGTATGCTGCTACGCCCACTCCGGAGGGCGATCGGTTTGACCTGGATTTTGTGGCCCACGAGATGGGGCACCAGTTCGGCGCAAACCACACGTGGTCCTTTGATTCAGAGGGCTCCGGCGTCCAGGCGGAACCCGCTTCCGGGACCACTATCATGGGGTATGCAGGCATCGCAGAAGGCAACAACGTGGCCCAACAAGGGGACGACTACTTCCACTATTTCAGCATTGTGCAGATTGCGCAATATGTGGCCGGCACCTCCTGTGCCTCTACGACGGCCCTCGCCAACAACCCGCCCGCGGTGAACCCCCTGCCGGATTATTTCATTCCCGCCGGCACCGCTTTTGTTCTGGAAGCCGATGCCTCGGACCCCGATGCGTCGGATATCCTTACCTACGCATGGGAACAGGTAGACGACGGGGTAGTTACCCGCGCCTCCTTCGGGCCGCAGAACCCAAGCGGGGCCAATTTCCGTTCCCTGCCGCCCGGGGTTTCCCCCAGCCGGTACTTTCCCCGGCTGAGCCGGGTGGCCTCCGGCAACCTGACCCAGGTGAGCCCGGCTTCCGGTTCCGCCTGGGAAACCGTATCGGAGATTGAACGGGACATGACCTTTGCCCTGACCGTCCGGGACAATGCCCCGGGGGGCGGGCAGGTGGCTTCCGACCTGGTGAGCGTGCGGGTGGTTTCGCAGCCGGATGCCTTCCGCGTGATCTCCCAGCAGAGCACCCAGAATTTTGCCGGGGGGAGTATCCAGACGATCAGCTGGGAGACGGGCGCAACCAACCAGGCCCCTATCAACTGCCAGGAGGTGGATATTTTCCTGTCCCTGAACAGCGGGCAGGACTTCCCGGTACTACTGGCTTCCGGGGTCCCGAACACCGGGAGTGCCCAGGTACAGCTTCCCGGGACGGCCACCACGGGGGGGCGGATTATGGTCAAGGCCTCGGACAATATTTTCTTTTCCGTCAACCAGGCCGATTTTACGATTACCCAGCAGCCCTTTGTGCTCGCTGCACAGGAACTCGAAGCGGTGGGATGCCAGCCTGTGGACGCCGTATATGATTTTACTTATCACAACTTTGACGGGTTTGCCGAAGAGGTTACCCTCGGGGTATCCGGCCTGCCCGCCGGGCTCGGGTCCGGCTTCAGCAGCCCGACTGTCCAGACAGACGGTACCGACCTGACGCTGACCATTACCAATACTGCTGCCGCGGCGCCGGGGCTCTACCCCCTGGTGATTACCGGGACGGCCCCGGGCGGGAATTTCAACCTGCCCGTCCAGTTGCGGCTTACCGACGGAAGTTTTACTGCTCCCGCCTTGCTCAGCCCGGAAGCAGATGCCACAGATGTCGGCCTGGTGCCCCGGCTACAGTGGGAGGCGACACAGGAAGCCACTTCCTACCGGGTCCAACTGGCGTTAGATGCCGGGTTCTCGGGGATCCTGGTAGATGAGGTTGTTTACCTTGCGGAATACCAACCCGAGGAGCTGCTGCCGGATACCACCTATTTCTGGCGTGTCAGGCCCATCAACGACTGCGGTCAGGGCGCCTTTGGCGCGGCCGCTTCCTTCCGGACCATCGCCACGGATTGCAAGACGCTTACCGCCCAGGGAACTCCCATCACCATTTCGTCCACCGGGACGCCCACGGTGACCTCGAGCATTTTTTTCGCGGACGATCAGACGGTCATCGGCGCGCGGGTAGGGCTGGACCTCAGCCACAGCTACCTCGCCGACCTGGTGATTAAACTCCGTTCCCCGGCCGGGACAGAAATTACGCTTATTTCCAACTCCTGTGCCGAGGCAAACGATGTGGACGCCACTTTTGACGCCGATGCCCCGTCGTTTATTTGCGGGAACAACCCGGCCATTTCGGGGCTCGTGCGGCCGCTCGGCTCGCTGAACGCCTTCGACGGGGAATCGAGTTTCGGGGAATGGGTGCTGATCGTGGAGGATACGGCCCCGGCGGACGGCGGTGCCCTGAATGGTTTCAGCCTGGAACTCTGCGTGGAGGGCCAGTTTCGTCCGGATGCGGATGGGGACGGGGTTTTTGACGACGGGGACGACCTGTGCCCGGGAACCCCGCCCGGGGCTGTGGTCGATGCCAATGGCTGCCCGGTTTACCGCTTTGCCCCGGACCAGTTCGACATCGCTATTTCGGGCGAGAAATGTGTGGGTACGGACGATGGGGCCATTCGCGTCACCGCCTCCCGATCGCTGGATTACACCATTACCATCCGGGGAAATGGCCTGGACGAATCCGGGGCGTTCAGCAACTCCTTTGAGTTGAGGAACCTGGCCACCGGGCAATACGACATTTGTATATCGGGCACCGACGGGCCCATAACCTATGAAGCCCAGTGTTATACCGTCACCATCGGCAGCCCGGATCCGCTGAGTGTGCTGGTAAGCCGGTCGGCGGGCGGCTCGGGGATTGACCTGGACCTGGACGGGGCCGTTTCCTATGTCGTTTCCCTGAACGGGGAGGAACGCACCGTGGGTTCCGGACCGCTCCACCTGGAATTACAGCCCGGGAACAACGATCTGAAAGTTACGGCCGTCCCGGCCTGTAAGGGCAGCTATGAAGCCTCCTACTTTTCATCGGATTCCATTTCGGCTGCACCCAACCCGTTCTCGGACCGCATCGGCTTGTATTTGCCGGATATCCGGGAACCCGTCACCCTGGAATTGTTCAATACTTCCGGGAGGCTGCTGTACCGTAGTGCCAGGCAGCCCCTGAGCCACAATGAAGAATTTTCCCTGCCGGTACTTCCGTCGGGCTTGTACCTGCTGCGGGTGCAATCCGGGCAACAGGAAGCACTCTTAAAAGTTTTCAGGAGATGA